One stretch of Bombina bombina isolate aBomBom1 chromosome 7, aBomBom1.pri, whole genome shotgun sequence DNA includes these proteins:
- the LOC128665890 gene encoding serine/threonine-protein kinase par-1 — MSVNCIHLLNVLLALRPNRRLSLEPIMKHPWFNKGYLGEILTSNEEPPSEDLKQQMTPSTPTDDAPECIRGPPIEDGNDAKISSI, encoded by the exons ATGTCTGTTAACTGCATCCACCTGTTAAATGTTCTCCTGGCTCTAAGGCCAAACAGGAGACTCTCCCTGGAG ccAATCATGAAACATCCATggttcaacaaagggtatctaggTGAGATATTGACATCTAATGAAGAGCCTCCTAGTGAGGATCTGAAACAACAG ATGACTCCTTCCACACCCACCGATGATGCACCAGAGTGCATCAGAGGACCTCCTATAGAGGACGGCAATGATGCAAAAATATCAAG